A window from Purpureocillium takamizusanense chromosome 3, complete sequence encodes these proteins:
- a CDS encoding uncharacterized protein (EggNog:ENOG503NWTW~SECRETED:SignalP(1-20~SECRETED:cutsite=GQA-VS~SECRETED:prob=0.4312)~COG:O), with protein MRLCLSGLAAVTVLASAGQAVSPHDIPADLPVSALLTSAQTHLAKGETSDALVYYDAAVARDPNNYLTLFKRATTYLSLGRSSQATDDFHRVLALKPGFQGAYIQLGRIKAKVADWSAARAEYVAASKTPDSPELTELAEAEGAAALAASALEAQQWDECVNQAGVAILVASRAPSLRELRARCRFERSEVEEGMGDLQHVLHLRPGDTSPHLLISATTFYGLGDFDHGLAQVRKCLHSDPDSKVCKKLHRQQKAVQKSYSKAEAQLSRGQTTTAGRTLVGTAEEPGLVSIIREQVEDLRKDGRIPPKVRARLYEMAVEMTCQAYSESNHKDAAKYCEEALELDADSFWGLIHKGKILLKKEEFEAAIRTLEKAAEVRPDKQDKVNPILNKAQIALKRSKSKDYYKVLGVANDADDKQIKAAYRKASKQFHPDKAAKQGVSKEEAEKKMASINEAYEVLSNPELRARFDRGDDPNSQETGSPFQGNPFGGGHPFMFHQQGGPQANFKFHFGGGGGGPFGF; from the exons ATGCGCCTCTGCTTGTCTGGCCTCGCCGCTGTGACGGTGCTGGCCTCTGCCGGCCAAGCAGTCTCGCCCCATGACATCCCGGCCGACTTGCCCGTATCCGCGCTCCTGACGTCGGCGCAGACCCATCTGGCCAAGGGGGAGACGAGCGATGCCCTCGTGTACtatgacgccgccgttgccagGGATCCCAACAACTACCTTACCCTGTTCAAGCGCGCAACTACTTATCTGTCGCTCGGTCGCTCCAGCCAAGCGACCGACGACTTTCACAGGGTCCTTGCCCTCAAACCTGGCTTTCAAGGTGCTTACATACAGTTGGGGAGAATCAAGGCCAAAGTCGCCGACTGGTCTGCCGCCAGGGCCGAGTACGTTGCTGCCAGCAAAACGCCGGACTCGCCCGAGCTCACGGagcttgccgaggccgaaggcgcagcagctctcgccgcgagcgcgctcGAGGCTCAGCAATGGGACGAATGTGTGAACCAGGCTGGTGTTGCGATTCTGGTTGCGTCCAGGGCCCCTTCTCTGCGTGAGCTTCGCGCTAGGTGTCGATTCGAGCGAAGCGAGGTCGAAGAGGGCATGGGAGATCTCCAACATGTCCTGCATCTGCGACCTGGTGACACCAGCCCTCACCTTCTTATCTCGGCAACAACATTTTACGGCCTCGGAGACTTCGATCATGGGCTCGCCCAGGTCAGAAAGTGCTTGCACTCGGACCCAGACTCTAAGGTGTGCAAAAAGCTCCACAGGCAGCAGAAAGCCGTCCAGAAATCCTATAGCAAAGCGGAGGCGCAGCTCAGCAGGGGTCAAACAACCACGGCCGGTCGCACTCTTGTCGGTACAGCGGAAGAGCCTGGCCTGGTTTCGATCATTCGTGAACAAGTCGAAGATCTCCGGAAGGATGGGAGGATCCCCCCGAAGGTGCGCGCACGCTTGTATGAAATGGCAGTGGAAATGACCTGCCAGGCTTATTCAGAA TCAAATCATAAGGATGCCGCCAAGTATTGCGAGGAAGCTCTCGAGCTGGACGCCGACTCGTTCTGGGGTCTCATACACAAGGGCAAAATCTTActcaagaaggaggagtTCGAGGCCGCAATCCGGACTCtcgagaaggcggccgaggttcGACCAGACAAGCAGGACAAGGTCAATCCCATCCTTAATAAGGCCCAAATTGCTTTGAAACGGAGCAAATCCAAAGACTATTACAAGGTCCTCGGTGttgccaacgacgccgacgacaagcagATCAAGGCAGCGTATCGGAAAGCGTCAAAACAGTTTCACCCGGACAAGGCCGCGAAACAAGGCGTTAGTAAGGAagaggcggagaagaagatggccTCCATCAACGAGGCTTATGAGGTGCTGAGCAATCCCGAGCTTCGGGCTCGATTTGACAGAGGAGACGATCCGAACTCGCAAGAAACGGGTAGTCCCTTTCAGGGAAATCCCTTCGGAGGCGGGCATCCTTTCATGTTCCATCAGCAAGGCGGACCTCAGGCCAACTTCAAATTCCATtttggcggtggaggcggtggGCCTTTCGGCTTTTGA
- a CDS encoding uncharacterized protein (COG:S~BUSCO:EOG09260M87~EggNog:ENOG503NV8T), which yields MYNIAKVAKGEILVYFNNIFDQLCRLGADSELSVKNGAELLDRLIKDIVSESAASYVSVLEAPPDLGDDDKAGPDDPRTQLPTAFSLSRFIPLLKERIWVVNPFTRQFLVGWITLLDSIPDLELVTYLPDFLGGLLKFLGDQNSDVRTATQACLDKFLNEIQRIARVKKGIADSRKSREGGKRKRQDSIDTDSFHPDLEEGDEVDSDPVDDNDDESAVEDWIPGQDVEINYKEVLEILTSTLDSPLEEDCLLESLRWIVEFLDIYPEEVLPFTPKILAHMLPAMASSKDTIHQAATRVNNRLMEYVVSLSDESGIGAYNGAAPHFQSASRLALPTDRLDDSHSNRVSLASSRDQDVQSPTPGQGRSLSSPAGGFVSYSQSDLDYAAAVNSLTLLFLNDHEATRVAALTWLIMLHRKAPRKVLAFNDGTFPALLKTLSDPSDAVVKKDLQLLSQISRNSEDDYFANFMVNLLQLFSTDRKLLETRGNLIIRQLCTSLSPERIYRTLADCIEKEEDVEFASIMVQNLNNNLITAPQLGEVRKRLRNLETKDGQTLFVALFRSWCYNAVATFSLCLLAQAYEQAYHLLQIFGELDMTVDLLIQVDKLVQLIESPVFTYLRLQLLEPEKYPYLYKCMYGILMLLPQSSAFAALKNRLNSVSSIGYLHVAPRSASTSTSSSNYDRPNRLKGRDDGSIRWVELLEKFRSVQERARRVQRHTLEGEEAPVPGFGDLRVGEVSLEAKGKEGRGTGPGVAPPMPQKDVAPVLPAQPAKKSGLGRQFGRLGGAVSGKNRRNQ from the exons ATGTACAACATCGCCAAGGTCGCCAAGGGGGAGATCCTCGTATATTTTAATAACATATTCGATCAGCTCTGCCGC CTTGGTGCCGATTCGGAGCTCTCGGTGAAAAACGGGGCTGAACTTCTAGATCGTCTCATCAAAGACATAGTTTCCGAGTCGGCTGCGTCGTACGTCTCGGTGTTAGAAGCACCACCGGATCTCGGTGATGACGACAAGGCAGGCCCAGACGATCCGCGCACGCAACTACCAACTGCCTTCTCACTGTCCCGGTTCATTCCACTTCTGAAGGAGCGTATTTGGGTCGTCAATCCCTTCACACGCCAGTTCCTCGTTGGCTGGATAACTTTACTGGATTCTATTCCCGACTTGGAGTTGGTTACTTATCTACCCGACTTCCTCGGCGGGCTTTTGAAGTTCCTTGGCGATCAGAACTCGGACGTCCGGACTGCAACGCAGGCGTGCCTTGACAAGTTCCTCAATGAAATCCAGCGCATTGCTCGTGTCAAGAAAGGGATCGCCGACAGTCGGAAATCCAGGGAAGGCGGCAAGAGAAAACGACAAGATTCGATTGATACGGACAGCTTCCACCCTGACCtggaagaaggcgacgaggtcgattCAGATCCCGTCGATGATAACGATGACGAGAGCGCGGTCGAGGATTGGATACCCGGACAGGATGTGGAGATCAATTACAAGGAGGTTCTAGAGATATTGACGTCAACGCTGGACTCACCACTAG AAGAGGATTGTCTCCTAGAATCACTACGTTGGATTGTTGAGTTTTTAGACATTTATCCTGAGGAGGTCCTTCCCTTCACACCCAAGATACTGGCACATATGCtcccggccatggccagcagcaaggaCACTATACACCAGGCCGCGACCCGCGTTAATAACCGCCTCATGGAATACGTCGTTTCATTGTCTGACGAGTCGGGAATTGGGGCCTATAACGGAGCCGCACCGCACTTTCAATCGGCATCAAGACTTGCCCTGCCTACCGACAGACTGGACGACTCTCACAGTAATCGAGTTTCCCTGGCAAGTTCACGCGATCAGGACGTCCAAAGCCCCACACCTGGTCAGGGCAGATCACTTtcgtcgcccgcgggcggcttcgTTTCGTACTCGCAGAGTGACCTGGACTATGCTGCGGCTGTGAACTCACTAACACTGCTGTTTCTGAACGACCATGAGGCAACCCGTGTGGCGGCATTAACCTGGCTTATTATGCTTCACAGAAAGGCCCCACGCAAGGTGCTTGCCTTTAACGATGGAACCTTTCCCGCGCTCCTCAAAACCCTATCCGACCCATCTGACGCTGTCGTCAAGAAGGATCTCCAGTTACTCTCACAAATTTCACGGAATAGCGAAGATGACTACTTTGCTAACTTCATGGTGAATTTGTTGCAACTATTCTCGACGGACCGGAAGCTGTTAGAAACTAGGGGCAACCTAATCATCCGCCAACTGTGCACGAGCCTCAGCCCCGAGCGGATATACCGCACACTCGCGGACTGCATAGAAAAAGAGGAAGATGTCGAATTTGCCAGTATCATGGTTCAGAATCTTAACAACAACCTTATCACAGCACCACAGCTTGGTGAGGTACGGAAGAGACTGCGCAATCTCGAAACTAAGGATGGGCAGACGCTATTTGTCGCGTTGTTCAGATCTTGGTGCTACAATGCCGTCGCCACGTTCTCCTTGTGCTTGCTCGCCCAAGCATACGAGCAAGCATATCATCTCCTCCAGATCTT TGGCGAACTGGACATGACTGTCGACCTATTGATCCAAGTCGACAAGCTGGTGCAGCTAATTGAGTCACCTGTCTTCACAT ACTTGaggctccagctgctggagcCCGAAAAGTATCCATACCTGTACAAGTGCATGTATGGCATCCTTATGCTGCTACCGCAATCATCCGCTTTCGCCGCGTTGAAGAATAGGCTCAATAGTGTGAGCTCCATCGGCTATTTGCATGTGGCGCCACGAAG CGCATCAACTTCTACAAGCAGCTCCAACTATGATCGTCCAAACCGACTCAAGGGTCGTGATGATGGCAGCATCCGCTGGGTGGAGCTTCTAGAAAAGTTTCGTAGCGTCCAAGAGAGGGCAAGAAGGGTGCAGCGACACACTCTGGAAGGCGAGGAAGCGCCGGTGCCAGGGTTTGGTGACCTGCGCGTAGGCGAGGTGTCCCTCGAGGCGAAGGGGAAAGAGGGTCGGGGCACGGGTCCGGGGGTTGCGCCCCCAATGCCTCAGAAAGATGTTGCGCCAGTGTTGCCGGCACAGCCAGCAAAGAAGTCTGGCCTAGGACGACAGTTTGGGAGGCTTGGCGGTGCAGTATCTGGCAAGAACAGGCGAAATCAGTAG
- a CDS encoding uncharacterized protein (COG:S~EggNog:ENOG503NV8T), with product MDANIQRALNDKLYDKRKVGALELERVIRDLVATKDFQRVYDILEQLCNDYAYAVHQPHARNGGLIGLAAAAIALGPELPRYLARIVPPVLACFTDQDARVRYYACEAMYNIAKVAKGEILVYFNNIFDQLCRLGADSELSVKNGAELLDRLIKDIVSESAASYVSVLEAPPDLGDDDKAGPDDPRTQLPTAFSLSRFIPLLKERIWVVNPFTRQFLVGWITLLDSIPDLELVTYLPDFLGGLLKFLGDQNSDVRTATQACLDKFLNEIQRIARVKKGIADSRKSREGGKRKRQDSIDTDSFHPDLEEGDEVDSDPVDDNDDESAVEDWIPGQDVEINYKEVLEILTSTLDSPLEEDCLLESLRWIVEFLDIYPEEVLPFTPKILAHMLPAMASSKDTIHQAATRVNNRLMEYVVSLSDESGIGAYNGAAPHFQSASRLALPTDRLDDSHSNRVSLASSRDQDVQSPTPGQGRSLSSPAGGFVSYSQSDLDYAAAVNSLTLLFLNDHEATRVAALTWLIMLHRKAPRKVLAFNDGTFPALLKTLSDPSDAVVKKDLQLLSQISRNSEDDYFANFMVNLLQLFSTDRKLLETRGNLIIRQLCTSLSPERIYRTLADCIEKEEDVEFASIMVQNLNNNLITAPQLGEVRKRLRNLETKDGQTLFVALFRSWCYNAVATFSLCLLAQAYEQAYHLLQIFGELDMTVDLLIQVDKLVQLIESPVFTYLRLQLLEPEKYPYLYKCMYGILMLLPQSSAFAALKNRLNSVSSIGYLHVAPRSASTSTSSSNYDRPNRLKGRDDGSIRWVELLEKFRSVQERARRVQRHTLEGEEAPVPGFGDLRVGEVSLEAKGKEGRGTGPGVAPPMPQKDVAPVLPAQPAKKSGLGRQFGRLGGAVSGKNRRNQ from the exons ATGGACGCCAACATCCAGCGAGCCCTAAATGACAAGCTGTACGACAAGCGCAAGGTTGGCGCGCTCGA GCTCGAGAGGGTTATCCGAGATCTCGTCGCGACCAAGGACTTCCAACGCGTATACGACATTCTCGAGCAGCTTTGCAATGACTACGCTTATGCAGTCCATCAACCGCATGCCCGCAACGGCGGTTTGATCGgccttgctgccgccgccatcgcccttgGACCC GAGCTGCCGCGCTATCTAGCCAGGATCGTGCCTCCGGTCTTGGCCTGCTTCACGGACCAAGATGCCCGGGTTCGCTACTACGCCTGCGAGGCCATGTACAACATCGCCAAGGTCGCCAAGGGGGAGATCCTCGTATATTTTAATAACATATTCGATCAGCTCTGCCGC CTTGGTGCCGATTCGGAGCTCTCGGTGAAAAACGGGGCTGAACTTCTAGATCGTCTCATCAAAGACATAGTTTCCGAGTCGGCTGCGTCGTACGTCTCGGTGTTAGAAGCACCACCGGATCTCGGTGATGACGACAAGGCAGGCCCAGACGATCCGCGCACGCAACTACCAACTGCCTTCTCACTGTCCCGGTTCATTCCACTTCTGAAGGAGCGTATTTGGGTCGTCAATCCCTTCACACGCCAGTTCCTCGTTGGCTGGATAACTTTACTGGATTCTATTCCCGACTTGGAGTTGGTTACTTATCTACCCGACTTCCTCGGCGGGCTTTTGAAGTTCCTTGGCGATCAGAACTCGGACGTCCGGACTGCAACGCAGGCGTGCCTTGACAAGTTCCTCAATGAAATCCAGCGCATTGCTCGTGTCAAGAAAGGGATCGCCGACAGTCGGAAATCCAGGGAAGGCGGCAAGAGAAAACGACAAGATTCGATTGATACGGACAGCTTCCACCCTGACCtggaagaaggcgacgaggtcgattCAGATCCCGTCGATGATAACGATGACGAGAGCGCGGTCGAGGATTGGATACCCGGACAGGATGTGGAGATCAATTACAAGGAGGTTCTAGAGATATTGACGTCAACGCTGGACTCACCACTAG AAGAGGATTGTCTCCTAGAATCACTACGTTGGATTGTTGAGTTTTTAGACATTTATCCTGAGGAGGTCCTTCCCTTCACACCCAAGATACTGGCACATATGCtcccggccatggccagcagcaaggaCACTATACACCAGGCCGCGACCCGCGTTAATAACCGCCTCATGGAATACGTCGTTTCATTGTCTGACGAGTCGGGAATTGGGGCCTATAACGGAGCCGCACCGCACTTTCAATCGGCATCAAGACTTGCCCTGCCTACCGACAGACTGGACGACTCTCACAGTAATCGAGTTTCCCTGGCAAGTTCACGCGATCAGGACGTCCAAAGCCCCACACCTGGTCAGGGCAGATCACTTtcgtcgcccgcgggcggcttcgTTTCGTACTCGCAGAGTGACCTGGACTATGCTGCGGCTGTGAACTCACTAACACTGCTGTTTCTGAACGACCATGAGGCAACCCGTGTGGCGGCATTAACCTGGCTTATTATGCTTCACAGAAAGGCCCCACGCAAGGTGCTTGCCTTTAACGATGGAACCTTTCCCGCGCTCCTCAAAACCCTATCCGACCCATCTGACGCTGTCGTCAAGAAGGATCTCCAGTTACTCTCACAAATTTCACGGAATAGCGAAGATGACTACTTTGCTAACTTCATGGTGAATTTGTTGCAACTATTCTCGACGGACCGGAAGCTGTTAGAAACTAGGGGCAACCTAATCATCCGCCAACTGTGCACGAGCCTCAGCCCCGAGCGGATATACCGCACACTCGCGGACTGCATAGAAAAAGAGGAAGATGTCGAATTTGCCAGTATCATGGTTCAGAATCTTAACAACAACCTTATCACAGCACCACAGCTTGGTGAGGTACGGAAGAGACTGCGCAATCTCGAAACTAAGGATGGGCAGACGCTATTTGTCGCGTTGTTCAGATCTTGGTGCTACAATGCCGTCGCCACGTTCTCCTTGTGCTTGCTCGCCCAAGCATACGAGCAAGCATATCATCTCCTCCAGATCTT TGGCGAACTGGACATGACTGTCGACCTATTGATCCAAGTCGACAAGCTGGTGCAGCTAATTGAGTCACCTGTCTTCACAT ACTTGaggctccagctgctggagcCCGAAAAGTATCCATACCTGTACAAGTGCATGTATGGCATCCTTATGCTGCTACCGCAATCATCCGCTTTCGCCGCGTTGAAGAATAGGCTCAATAGTGTGAGCTCCATCGGCTATTTGCATGTGGCGCCACGAAG CGCATCAACTTCTACAAGCAGCTCCAACTATGATCGTCCAAACCGACTCAAGGGTCGTGATGATGGCAGCATCCGCTGGGTGGAGCTTCTAGAAAAGTTTCGTAGCGTCCAAGAGAGGGCAAGAAGGGTGCAGCGACACACTCTGGAAGGCGAGGAAGCGCCGGTGCCAGGGTTTGGTGACCTGCGCGTAGGCGAGGTGTCCCTCGAGGCGAAGGGGAAAGAGGGTCGGGGCACGGGTCCGGGGGTTGCGCCCCCAATGCCTCAGAAAGATGTTGCGCCAGTGTTGCCGGCACAGCCAGCAAAGAAGTCTGGCCTAGGACGACAGTTTGGGAGGCTTGGCGGTGCAGTATCTGGCAAGAACAGGCGAAATCAGTAG
- a CDS encoding uncharacterized protein (COG:S~EggNog:ENOG503NV8T) codes for MYNIAKVAKGEILVYFNNIFDQLCRLGADSELSVKNGAELLDRLIKDIVSESAASYVSVLEAPPDLGDDDKAGPDDPRTQLPTAFSLSRFIPLLKERIWVVNPFTRQFLVGWITLLDSIPDLELVTYLPDFLGGLLKFLGDQNSDVRTATQACLDKFLNEIQRIARVKKGIADSRKSREGGKRKRQDSIDTDSFHPDLEEGDEVDSDPVDDNDDESAVEDWIPGQDVEINYKEVLEILTSTLDSPLEEDCLLESLRWIVEFLDIYPEEVLPFTPKILAHMLPAMASSKDTIHQAATRVNNRLMEYVVSLSDESGIGAYNGAAPHFQSASRLALPTDRLDDSHSNRVSLASSRDQDVQSPTPGQGRSLSSPAGGFVSYSQSDLDYAAAVNSLTLLFLNDHEATRVAALTWLIMLHRKAPRKVLAFNDGTFPALLKTLSDPSDAVVKKDLQLLSQISRNSEDDYFANFMVNLLQLFSTDRKLLETRGNLIIRQLCTSLSPERIYRTLADCIEKEEDVEFASIMVQNLNNNLITAPQLGEVRKRLRNLETKDGQTLFVALFRSWCYNAVATFSLCLLAQAYEQAYHLLQIL; via the exons ATGTACAACATCGCCAAGGTCGCCAAGGGGGAGATCCTCGTATATTTTAATAACATATTCGATCAGCTCTGCCGC CTTGGTGCCGATTCGGAGCTCTCGGTGAAAAACGGGGCTGAACTTCTAGATCGTCTCATCAAAGACATAGTTTCCGAGTCGGCTGCGTCGTACGTCTCGGTGTTAGAAGCACCACCGGATCTCGGTGATGACGACAAGGCAGGCCCAGACGATCCGCGCACGCAACTACCAACTGCCTTCTCACTGTCCCGGTTCATTCCACTTCTGAAGGAGCGTATTTGGGTCGTCAATCCCTTCACACGCCAGTTCCTCGTTGGCTGGATAACTTTACTGGATTCTATTCCCGACTTGGAGTTGGTTACTTATCTACCCGACTTCCTCGGCGGGCTTTTGAAGTTCCTTGGCGATCAGAACTCGGACGTCCGGACTGCAACGCAGGCGTGCCTTGACAAGTTCCTCAATGAAATCCAGCGCATTGCTCGTGTCAAGAAAGGGATCGCCGACAGTCGGAAATCCAGGGAAGGCGGCAAGAGAAAACGACAAGATTCGATTGATACGGACAGCTTCCACCCTGACCtggaagaaggcgacgaggtcgattCAGATCCCGTCGATGATAACGATGACGAGAGCGCGGTCGAGGATTGGATACCCGGACAGGATGTGGAGATCAATTACAAGGAGGTTCTAGAGATATTGACGTCAACGCTGGACTCACCACTAG AAGAGGATTGTCTCCTAGAATCACTACGTTGGATTGTTGAGTTTTTAGACATTTATCCTGAGGAGGTCCTTCCCTTCACACCCAAGATACTGGCACATATGCtcccggccatggccagcagcaaggaCACTATACACCAGGCCGCGACCCGCGTTAATAACCGCCTCATGGAATACGTCGTTTCATTGTCTGACGAGTCGGGAATTGGGGCCTATAACGGAGCCGCACCGCACTTTCAATCGGCATCAAGACTTGCCCTGCCTACCGACAGACTGGACGACTCTCACAGTAATCGAGTTTCCCTGGCAAGTTCACGCGATCAGGACGTCCAAAGCCCCACACCTGGTCAGGGCAGATCACTTtcgtcgcccgcgggcggcttcgTTTCGTACTCGCAGAGTGACCTGGACTATGCTGCGGCTGTGAACTCACTAACACTGCTGTTTCTGAACGACCATGAGGCAACCCGTGTGGCGGCATTAACCTGGCTTATTATGCTTCACAGAAAGGCCCCACGCAAGGTGCTTGCCTTTAACGATGGAACCTTTCCCGCGCTCCTCAAAACCCTATCCGACCCATCTGACGCTGTCGTCAAGAAGGATCTCCAGTTACTCTCACAAATTTCACGGAATAGCGAAGATGACTACTTTGCTAACTTCATGGTGAATTTGTTGCAACTATTCTCGACGGACCGGAAGCTGTTAGAAACTAGGGGCAACCTAATCATCCGCCAACTGTGCACGAGCCTCAGCCCCGAGCGGATATACCGCACACTCGCGGACTGCATAGAAAAAGAGGAAGATGTCGAATTTGCCAGTATCATGGTTCAGAATCTTAACAACAACCTTATCACAGCACCACAGCTTGGTGAGGTACGGAAGAGACTGCGCAATCTCGAAACTAAGGATGGGCAGACGCTATTTGTCGCGTTGTTCAGATCTTGGTGCTACAATGCCGTCGCCACGTTCTCCTTGTGCTTGCTCGCCCAAGCATACGAGCAAGCATATCATCTCCTCCAGATCTTGTGA
- a CDS encoding uncharacterized protein (EggNog:ENOG503P4UT) — MAHHRPRRCAQQHEDAPGAAIFSPSVARIAASAARDWAYVDSWLASKLPAGRPPPSFERNTHTLKALLSLSAYNETADEERLLLARVDNASLDELRIHCQPPQQSLKAHMLAAVEDGMPKEGAHALTSLARLSVSAKDFKADPQGLTRPVVALQASLFDTEQMAARVDSFRHHAERVAEEAAILLHSLQDQSYLPASDMAKRNLELQRNIKVASSTLPPEHADRAPAADTSSPPQPSVEDVAEQERRLLELLKRRRELEQQMSAFVGLPSDPDMARSEVDALRRHLRTITSHRDAAFEGLMDRDSHLNRP; from the coding sequence atggctcatcatcgccctcgtcgatgcgCCCAACAACATGAGGATGCGCCCGGAgccgccatcttctcgccctctgttgcgcgcatcgccgcatCCGCGGCCCGCGACTGGGCCTACGTCGACTCTTGGCTCGCGTCCAAGCTTCCTGCCGGTcggcccccgccgtcgttTGAGCGCAACACCCATACGCTTAAAGCGTTGCTGAGCCTGTCCGCCTACAACGAGACCGCCGATGAGGAGCGCCTGTTGCTCGCTCGAGTTGACAACGCCTCCCTCGATGAGCTGCGCATTCACTGTCAGCCGCCTCAGCAATCGCTCAAGGCGCATATGCTCGCGGCTGTTGAGGATGGGATGCCAAAGGAAGGTGCTCATGCCCTTACATCCCTAGCGCGGCTGTCTGTCTCGGCGAAAGACTTCAAGGCAGATCCCCAGGGCCTCACGCGACCTGTAGTCGCCTTGCAAGCATCCCTGTTCGATACAGAGCAGATGGCCGCGCGCGTCGACTCCTTCCGCCACCATGCTGAACGGGTGGCCGAAGAGGCAGCTATTCTCTTGCACAGCCTGCAGGATCAGTCTTACCTACCTGCTTCGGACATGGCTAAGCGGAATCTTGAACTACAGCGCAATATCAAGGTAGCCTCCTCGACCCTGCCGCCAGAGCACGCCGACCGtgcccctgccgccgacaCTTCATCCCCGCCCCAACCTTCTGTCGAAGACGTCGCCGAACaggagcgccgcctcctcgagctgctcaaaCGGAGGAGAGAGCTTGAGCAGCAGATGTCGGCCTTCGTCGGCTTACCCAGCGACCCTGATATGGCAAGGAGCGAGGTGGACGCGCTTCGACGTCACCTGCGAACCATCACTTCACATCGCGATGCTGCTTTCGAGGGTCTCATGGACCGAGACAGTCATTTGAACCGCCCGTAA